In Deferribacteraceae bacterium V6Fe1, one genomic interval encodes:
- a CDS encoding FAD-dependent thymidylate synthase — protein sequence MSKNVDVKVCLLRHTFDPENLAALAAKLCYTDSDIDGLNEKLSKSDVESFIEKIVRIGHHSVLEHVSFSFGIEGVSRALTHQLVRHRIASYSQKSQRYVKHKDGFEYIFPETIKNSDAAGKYEKLMENIASFYDELVSLGIPSEDARYILPNACETKIIVTMNARELLHFFRIRCCNRAQWEIRKMAEKMLEECIKVAPSIFSKAGPGCVFGPCPENEFTCGKASEVREKYKKFLKESGRLN from the coding sequence TTGTCTAAAAATGTTGATGTAAAGGTATGTCTCCTAAGGCATACCTTTGATCCTGAAAACTTGGCCGCTTTGGCGGCAAAGCTTTGTTATACCGATTCAGATATAGATGGCTTGAATGAAAAACTTTCCAAAAGTGACGTAGAGTCATTTATTGAGAAAATTGTTAGAATCGGGCATCATTCAGTTCTTGAACATGTTAGTTTTTCATTTGGAATAGAAGGTGTGTCAAGAGCGTTGACCCATCAGCTTGTAAGGCATAGAATAGCAAGTTATTCTCAAAAATCTCAGAGATATGTGAAGCATAAGGATGGGTTTGAGTATATTTTCCCAGAAACTATAAAAAATAGTGATGCGGCAGGGAAATATGAAAAGTTGATGGAAAATATTGCATCTTTTTACGACGAGTTAGTAAGTTTGGGCATTCCGAGTGAAGATGCCAGATATATTCTTCCTAACGCTTGTGAAACCAAGATTATTGTAACTATGAACGCCAGAGAGTTGTTACACTTTTTCAGGATAAGGTGTTGCAACAGAGCGCAGTGGGAAATCCGTAAAATGGCTGAAAAGATGCTTGAAGAGTGCATCAAAGTGGCTCCTTCTATTTTTTCTAAAGCAGGCCCTGGGTGTGTTTTCGGACCTTGTCCGGAAAATGAATTCACTTGCGGTAAAGCGAGTGAAGTCAGGGAAAAGTATAAAAAATTTCTAAAAGAGAGCGGCAGACTTAATTAG
- a CDS encoding kinase/pyrophosphorylase: protein MNYEVISEGDLKASKKIYILSDGTGQSAINILRACLIQFDDPQARLSIYSKIDSEEKVINVINKISKDDSFVAFTMAKKSLRQLVHEVCHSKGIPHHDILGPPVEKLQNFLGKTPKENPNLLRKVDSKYFKRIEAVEFCISHDDGKTLKRIHEADIVLLGLSRTSKTPTSFFLGQQGFKVINIPIVPEVELPKEIFEVDQNKVVCLIMDPEVLQKVRMARLKHYKTSSRYTDLRKIFEEVEMVYDLVSRNRSWHVVDTTNKSVEETAREIIIKVYGRELEI from the coding sequence GTGAATTACGAAGTGATTAGCGAGGGTGATTTAAAGGCTTCAAAAAAAATATATATCCTCTCTGATGGGACAGGGCAGAGTGCAATAAATATTTTAAGGGCATGCTTGATACAGTTTGATGACCCTCAGGCAAGACTAAGTATTTATTCAAAAATTGATTCTGAAGAAAAGGTAATAAACGTTATAAATAAGATATCAAAAGATGACAGTTTTGTAGCCTTTACCATGGCAAAAAAAAGTTTAAGGCAGCTTGTTCATGAAGTATGTCATTCGAAGGGGATTCCACACCATGATATACTTGGGCCTCCTGTTGAGAAGCTTCAAAACTTCTTGGGTAAAACACCAAAAGAAAATCCAAATCTTTTAAGAAAGGTAGACTCCAAATACTTTAAAAGGATTGAAGCTGTTGAATTTTGTATAAGTCATGATGACGGTAAAACCTTAAAGCGGATTCATGAAGCTGATATCGTGTTACTTGGACTTTCAAGGACATCAAAGACACCTACTTCATTCTTTTTGGGGCAGCAGGGGTTTAAGGTCATAAACATTCCTATTGTGCCTGAAGTAGAATTGCCGAAAGAGATTTTTGAAGTGGACCAGAATAAGGTTGTGTGTTTGATAATGGACCCTGAGGTATTGCAAAAGGTAAGGATGGCAAGATTAAAACATTACAAAACTTCCAGCAGATATACCGATTTAAGAAAGATATTTGAAGAGGTAGAAATGGTGTATGATTTGGTGAGCAGAAACAGAAGTTGGCATGTTGTTGATACTACGAATAAATCTGTAGAAGAAACCGCAAGAGAGATTATTATAAAAGTTTATGGTCGTGAGCTTGAAATTTAA
- a CDS encoding methyltransferase: MIRAERSIFSRAFSEKQKRDFFDDNFLKIYHLSNCYNIPVLELDVALFLKSMVNSLKPKNILEIGCGAGASTYMLNYCKEVKIDAVDSNLIRINLAKENFAKSENVTFHHDFAENFLQNTVKKYDFVFVDSIKRDYGKIWYYLKNVIFEGATVVFDDFMLYGYLLQEDCEIPYKYIAGVRLLREFYSEIKCKCKNYTLLPIGNGVMVINYEL; encoded by the coding sequence ATGATTAGGGCTGAACGATCAATATTCTCAAGGGCTTTTTCCGAAAAGCAGAAAAGAGACTTCTTTGATGATAACTTTCTGAAAATTTATCATTTGTCAAACTGTTACAATATCCCTGTGCTTGAACTTGATGTGGCACTTTTTTTAAAAAGTATGGTAAACTCTCTCAAACCGAAAAACATTTTGGAAATCGGTTGCGGTGCGGGTGCTTCCACATATATGTTAAATTATTGCAAAGAAGTTAAAATCGATGCTGTCGATTCAAACCTGATAAGGATAAATCTTGCAAAAGAAAATTTTGCTAAATCTGAAAATGTGACATTTCATCACGATTTTGCTGAAAACTTTTTGCAGAATACTGTTAAGAAATATGACTTTGTATTTGTGGACTCCATAAAAAGAGATTACGGGAAAATTTGGTATTACTTAAAAAATGTAATTTTCGAAGGTGCAACGGTAGTGTTTGACGACTTTATGCTGTATGGTTATTTGTTGCAGGAAGATTGCGAGATCCCTTACAAATATATTGCAGGGGTCAGACTGTTAAGAGAATTTTACAGTGAGATTAAATGTAAATGTAAAAATTATACATTGTTGCCGATAGGGAACGGAGTGATGGTGATTAATTATGAACTATGA
- the rho gene encoding transcription termination factor Rho: MNLSDLKVCSIEELVEIAEKTGVENPQGLLKQELIFEILKATSANNGQIYGQGVLEILPDGFGFLRSPGYNYLPGPDDIYVSPAQIRKFGLRNGDTIEGEIRPPKDNEKYFALLKIEKINFLEPNRQRNLFENLTPLFPEERLNLEAFPTKYDTRIINMISPIGKGQRGLIVAPPKTGKTMLLKSVANSITENHPEVYMIILLIDERPEEVTDMKRSVNAEVVSSTFDEPAYRHVQVSEMVLNKAKRLVETGRDVCILLDSITRLARAYNSIEPPSGKVLSGGVDSNALHKPKRFFGAARNIEEGGSLTIIATALIDTGSRMDEVIFEEFKGTGNMELHLDRRLVERRIFPAIDINKSGTRREELLLDKDEINKVWILRRFLNNMNSVDAMEFFLDKIKGTKTNKEFLESMNK, translated from the coding sequence GTGAATTTATCCGATTTAAAGGTATGCTCTATTGAGGAGCTGGTTGAAATTGCTGAAAAAACAGGTGTTGAAAATCCTCAGGGTTTATTAAAGCAAGAGTTAATTTTTGAAATTCTAAAAGCCACAAGTGCTAACAATGGTCAGATTTACGGTCAAGGGGTGCTTGAAATACTTCCTGATGGCTTTGGTTTTTTAAGGTCACCGGGGTATAACTATCTGCCGGGTCCTGACGATATATATGTTTCACCCGCACAGATAAGAAAATTTGGGCTTAGAAACGGTGATACCATAGAAGGTGAAATCAGGCCACCTAAGGACAATGAGAAGTATTTTGCTCTTTTAAAGATTGAAAAGATAAATTTTCTTGAGCCAAATCGCCAAAGAAATCTTTTTGAAAACTTGACTCCGCTTTTCCCTGAAGAAAGACTTAATTTGGAGGCTTTCCCTACCAAATATGATACCAGAATAATCAATATGATTTCTCCGATAGGTAAAGGTCAGAGGGGATTGATTGTTGCTCCCCCTAAAACAGGTAAAACGATGCTGCTAAAATCTGTTGCAAATAGTATTACGGAAAATCACCCTGAAGTTTATATGATTATCTTGCTCATCGATGAGCGTCCGGAAGAAGTTACAGATATGAAAAGGTCAGTTAACGCGGAAGTGGTAAGTTCTACATTTGACGAGCCTGCTTACAGACATGTTCAGGTATCGGAAATGGTTTTAAATAAAGCTAAAAGATTAGTTGAGACAGGCAGGGATGTGTGCATACTCCTTGACAGTATCACAAGGCTTGCTCGTGCTTATAACTCTATTGAGCCACCCAGCGGGAAGGTTTTGTCCGGTGGCGTTGATTCAAATGCGCTTCATAAACCTAAAAGATTTTTTGGAGCAGCAAGAAATATAGAAGAGGGCGGCAGCTTGACAATCATAGCTACGGCACTTATTGATACCGGTTCAAGAATGGATGAAGTTATTTTTGAAGAGTTTAAGGGTACCGGTAATATGGAGCTTCATCTTGACAGAAGACTTGTTGAAAGGAGAATTTTTCCTGCTATTGATATTAATAAATCTGGTACGAGAAGGGAAGAGCTCCTTCTTGATAAAGATGAAATAAATAAAGTGTGGATTTTAAGAAGATTCTTAAATAATATGAATTCAGTAGATGCTATGGAATTTTTCCTTGATAAGATAAAGGGGACTAAAACCAATAAAGAATTTTTGGAATCTATGAATAAGTAA
- the rpmE gene encoding 50S ribosomal protein L31, whose amino-acid sequence MKEGIHPEYKEVIFKCACGNEIVTKSTAKKDSIAICSACHPFFTGKQKFVDAAGRVEKFMKKYGDANANKKSK is encoded by the coding sequence ATGAAAGAAGGAATCCATCCTGAATACAAAGAAGTGATATTTAAATGTGCTTGTGGAAATGAGATAGTGACTAAGTCCACAGCCAAAAAGGACAGTATTGCAATCTGTTCTGCTTGCCACCCGTTTTTCACCGGTAAACAGAAATTTGTTGATGCTGCAGGTAGAGTTGAGAAGTTTATGAAGAAATACGGTGATGCTAACGCTAATAAAAAATCTAAGTAG
- a CDS encoding U32 family peptidase, with protein sequence MNYELLSPAGNFEKLVSAVNFGCDAVYLSGQDFSLRAKSGNFKNDDLKKALDFLHKNGKKGYVTVNIYARNYDFENLPKYLEYIQNIGADALIVSDPGVFKLAKDLQLSLPIHISTQANTTNYMSVKFWEDMGVSRVILARELSKDEIAQICQNTSLEIEVFIHGAMCISHSGRCVLSNYMTGRDANRGECTHPCRWNYYLMEETRPGEYFQIFEDERGSYIYNSKDLCLLDHLDELMNIGVKSFKIEGRMKSSMYVSVVTGVYRKAIDELSQFGKLKDRQKLFDLLSSVSNRHFTTAFFNGNPDESSMNYATSSYVRNTDYLGLVEGIKGNEVTFMCKGKILGGEEICVLNTDLSEDVIKAEIYDIEGRVVDFTKPNGRYILKTDKEIQEGAILRRYI encoded by the coding sequence ATGAACTATGAATTATTAAGTCCCGCAGGGAATTTTGAAAAACTTGTTTCTGCGGTAAATTTTGGATGCGATGCCGTATATTTGTCAGGGCAGGATTTTAGCCTCAGGGCCAAGTCAGGTAATTTTAAAAATGATGATTTAAAGAAAGCTTTGGATTTTTTACACAAAAATGGCAAAAAGGGGTATGTAACCGTTAATATTTATGCAAGAAATTATGATTTTGAAAATCTGCCAAAGTATCTTGAGTATATTCAAAATATCGGAGCAGATGCCCTTATAGTAAGTGACCCCGGTGTCTTTAAACTTGCCAAGGATTTGCAATTGAGTCTTCCAATCCACATCAGTACGCAGGCAAATACTACAAATTATATGTCAGTAAAATTTTGGGAAGATATGGGTGTTAGCAGGGTTATTTTGGCAAGAGAGCTTTCTAAAGATGAGATAGCTCAAATATGTCAAAACACTTCCCTTGAAATAGAGGTTTTTATACATGGTGCGATGTGTATTTCCCATTCAGGAAGATGTGTGCTCAGCAATTATATGACCGGTCGTGATGCAAACAGGGGGGAATGTACGCACCCATGCAGATGGAATTATTATCTTATGGAAGAAACAAGGCCGGGTGAATATTTTCAGATATTTGAAGATGAAAGGGGAAGTTATATTTACAACTCAAAAGATTTGTGTTTGCTTGACCATTTGGACGAATTGATGAATATTGGCGTGAAAAGCTTTAAGATTGAAGGAAGGATGAAAAGCTCAATGTATGTTTCCGTTGTCACGGGGGTTTATAGGAAGGCTATAGATGAGTTATCGCAGTTTGGAAAACTTAAAGACAGACAAAAACTTTTTGATCTTTTGTCTTCTGTAAGCAACAGGCATTTTACTACGGCCTTTTTTAACGGTAATCCTGATGAAAGCTCGATGAATTATGCCACTTCATCTTATGTTAGAAATACAGACTATTTAGGTTTGGTTGAGGGGATTAAAGGCAATGAAGTCACTTTTATGTGTAAAGGTAAGATATTGGGTGGAGAAGAAATTTGCGTATTAAATACGGATTTAAGCGAAGATGTCATAAAGGCTGAAATCTATGACATTGAAGGCAGAGTCGTTGATTTTACCAAACCAAATGGCAGGTACATCTTAAAGACAGACAAGGAAATTCAAGAAGGTGCGATTCTAAGAAGGTACATATGA
- the ligA gene encoding NAD-dependent DNA ligase LigA produces MTQKEYLDLVDKINYYNYRYYVLNDPVISDFEYDMLLKNLIEMEEKHPEWKVEYSPSVKIGADIVDSINTVKHEVRMYSLDNVYNEAELDNFLVRIARELGESEIYFTVEPKIDGAAISVTYEEGVLKQALTRGDGEFGEDVTHNIKTVRTLPLKIDEKQKLILQGEVFISKKSFEAINEERKKQGLNLFANPRNAAAGTLKVLNSKIASERNLDILFYSLAYGYLSSSHYENLNFLKELGFKVSNLVKKVKLKDIIDEINKLQSLRDRLEFEIDGVVVKVDDIRLRDRLGFTAKYPKWAVAYKFPPTQMTTKVIDVVFQVGRTGRVTPVAILEPVTISGSTVSRATLHNFDEIKRLQVMIGDTVFIEKSGEIIPKIVKVVKEDRKDVKEINFPDFCPVCKEKLLMEEGDVSAWCVNSDCPARIKSSILHFASRDALDIRGLGEKVVEQLVEKGFIKSISDIFELDEDKLLQLDGFKEKSVSNLLTAINKSKDKPFDKVLYGLGILHVGKKTAEVLAQHFGNIYNLMQATVDELISVRDVGDVVAHSIYTTCRSEKFVTLVEKLKSVGLKFEVEKKNIPNKLNGKNFLITGKLSKSRKDIEELIRENGGNVLGSVNKDLDYLIVGDSPGSKLDKAKKLNVKIISEDDFMEMIK; encoded by the coding sequence ATGACACAAAAAGAGTATTTAGACCTTGTTGATAAAATAAATTACTACAACTATCGATATTATGTATTAAATGACCCTGTAATTAGTGATTTCGAATACGATATGCTTTTGAAAAACTTAATAGAGATGGAAGAGAAGCATCCCGAATGGAAGGTAGAGTATTCCCCTTCGGTGAAGATAGGGGCTGATATTGTAGATAGTATCAATACGGTAAAACATGAAGTCAGAATGTATTCCCTTGATAATGTGTATAATGAGGCTGAGTTGGACAATTTTTTGGTAAGGATTGCAAGGGAGCTTGGTGAAAGTGAAATTTATTTTACCGTTGAACCAAAAATTGACGGTGCTGCAATATCGGTTACTTACGAAGAAGGTGTTTTGAAGCAAGCGCTGACACGGGGGGACGGGGAATTTGGTGAAGATGTTACTCACAATATAAAGACTGTCAGGACTCTCCCTTTGAAAATAGACGAAAAGCAAAAGTTGATATTGCAGGGTGAAGTCTTTATTTCTAAAAAGAGTTTTGAGGCAATTAATGAAGAGAGGAAAAAACAGGGCTTGAACCTCTTTGCCAATCCGAGAAATGCCGCTGCCGGCACTTTAAAAGTATTAAATTCCAAAATAGCAAGTGAGAGAAATCTTGATATACTATTTTACTCATTGGCTTACGGCTATTTGTCTTCAAGCCACTATGAGAATCTTAATTTTTTAAAAGAGCTTGGATTTAAAGTTAGTAATCTTGTCAAGAAGGTTAAGTTGAAAGATATAATAGATGAAATTAATAAATTGCAAAGTTTGCGGGATCGTCTTGAATTTGAGATAGATGGAGTTGTCGTAAAGGTAGATGATATAAGGCTTAGGGATAGGTTAGGTTTTACCGCTAAATATCCGAAATGGGCTGTTGCCTACAAATTCCCACCTACGCAGATGACTACAAAAGTGATAGATGTCGTATTTCAGGTGGGACGGACAGGCAGGGTGACGCCCGTTGCCATTTTGGAGCCTGTAACTATTTCAGGGTCTACGGTTTCAAGAGCAACTTTACACAATTTTGATGAAATTAAACGTCTTCAAGTTATGATTGGGGATACGGTTTTTATCGAGAAGAGCGGGGAAATTATACCGAAGATTGTTAAGGTCGTTAAAGAAGATAGAAAAGATGTAAAAGAGATAAATTTCCCTGATTTTTGCCCCGTGTGCAAAGAGAAACTGCTAATGGAGGAAGGGGATGTTTCTGCATGGTGTGTAAATTCAGATTGCCCTGCAAGAATAAAATCTTCTATATTGCATTTTGCGTCAAGAGATGCCCTTGATATTAGGGGGCTTGGGGAAAAGGTAGTAGAGCAGCTTGTTGAAAAGGGGTTTATAAAATCTATTTCGGATATTTTTGAGTTGGACGAAGACAAGCTGTTGCAGCTTGATGGGTTTAAGGAAAAGTCGGTGTCAAACCTTTTAACCGCCATAAATAAATCAAAAGATAAACCTTTTGACAAAGTACTTTACGGACTTGGAATTTTACATGTGGGGAAAAAGACTGCCGAGGTGCTTGCACAGCATTTTGGAAATATCTATAATCTTATGCAGGCAACGGTAGACGAACTGATATCTGTAAGGGATGTCGGTGATGTTGTGGCTCACTCTATCTACACTACTTGTAGGTCGGAGAAGTTTGTCACACTTGTAGAAAAGCTTAAAAGTGTCGGTTTGAAATTTGAGGTTGAAAAAAAGAATATTCCTAATAAGTTAAACGGTAAAAACTTTCTTATTACAGGGAAGCTTTCCAAAAGCAGAAAAGATATAGAAGAGCTAATTAGAGAAAATGGCGGGAATGTTTTAGGAAGTGTTAATAAGGATTTGGACTATCTTATTGTAGGTGATTCTCCGGGCAGCAAGCTTGATAAGGCTAAAAAGTTAAATGTAAAAATTATCAGCGAGGATGATTTTATGGAGATGATAAAGTGA
- a CDS encoding DUF1385 domain-containing protein — MGKCVDIGGQAVIEGVMMRAPESLVIAVRREDKKIVVKKEKVKIDNNKLFKKPFLRGLIGLYNALVLGVKALNFSAYHAMGEGSEKVTKKEIFAAMVMGLGLGALLFVFLPLFLTEMLKHVFPAIKESFLVFNAVDGVIRVIFFVAYIYIISFMKDIKRVFEYHGAEHKAIFTYESGLPLTVENARGMSRLHPRCGTSFLLIVMIVSIFVFSLIPKDSHFLIKLSSRLILLPVIAGISYEVLKLSSKYKDNFIVNMLIKPGLWLQKITTREPDDSQLEVALISIKEALGENNDSEELIYV, encoded by the coding sequence ATGGGAAAATGTGTAGATATCGGCGGTCAGGCTGTGATTGAGGGCGTAATGATGAGAGCCCCTGAGAGCTTGGTCATAGCTGTTCGTCGTGAAGATAAAAAGATTGTGGTAAAGAAAGAAAAGGTAAAGATAGATAATAATAAATTATTTAAGAAACCTTTTTTAAGAGGGCTAATAGGTCTTTACAATGCACTTGTTTTAGGTGTTAAGGCACTTAATTTCAGTGCATATCATGCCATGGGGGAAGGGAGTGAAAAGGTCACTAAGAAAGAGATATTTGCGGCAATGGTCATGGGGCTTGGACTCGGTGCACTTCTTTTTGTTTTTCTCCCGCTTTTTTTGACGGAGATGCTAAAGCATGTTTTTCCCGCTATTAAAGAATCTTTTTTGGTGTTTAATGCTGTTGATGGGGTAATTAGGGTAATATTTTTTGTTGCTTACATTTATATAATATCTTTTATGAAGGATATCAAAAGGGTTTTTGAGTATCACGGTGCAGAGCATAAGGCGATTTTTACGTATGAGAGCGGACTCCCGTTGACAGTTGAAAATGCCAGAGGGATGAGCAGACTACATCCAAGATGCGGTACAAGTTTTTTGCTAATTGTTATGATAGTCAGTATTTTTGTATTTTCTTTAATACCTAAGGATTCTCATTTCCTAATAAAACTATCATCCCGATTGATTTTGCTCCCTGTGATTGCAGGTATCTCATACGAAGTCTTAAAATTAAGTAGCAAATATAAAGATAATTTTATTGTAAACATGCTGATAAAGCCGGGATTATGGCTTCAAAAAATTACTACAAGGGAGCCTGATGACTCTCAACTTGAGGTTGCGCTTATATCAATAAAAGAAGCACTTGGTGAAAATAATGATTCTGAGGAGCTGATATATGTTTAG